The Streptomyces achromogenes genome window below encodes:
- a CDS encoding Fpg/Nei family DNA glycosylase: MPEGDTVRQAARRLHDALAGKVLTRSDLRVPKFATADLTGRAVLDVTARGKHLLTRVEGGLTLHSHLRMDGSWRVYANGQRWTGGPEHQIRAVLGTHDRTAVGYRLPVLELLRTDEEQRAVGHLGPDLLGPDWDPEQALANLLADPARALGEALLDQRNLAGIGNVFKSELCFLLGATPWLPVGTLPADRAAKLPALAKKLLEANRDRPNRNTTGRRGQDLFVYGRAFRPCLRCGTPIRVADQGDGSRERPTYWCPVCQTGPVPAPGSPSAPRTRPRSRPRTAQ; this comes from the coding sequence ATGCCCGAAGGTGACACCGTCCGGCAGGCCGCGAGGCGACTGCACGACGCCCTCGCGGGCAAGGTGCTGACCCGCTCCGATCTGCGCGTCCCCAAGTTCGCCACCGCCGACCTCACCGGCCGCGCCGTCCTCGACGTCACCGCGCGCGGCAAACACCTGCTCACCCGGGTCGAAGGCGGCCTGACGCTCCACTCGCACCTGCGGATGGACGGCTCGTGGAGGGTGTACGCGAACGGGCAGCGCTGGACCGGTGGCCCGGAGCACCAGATCCGGGCCGTCCTCGGCACCCACGACCGCACGGCCGTCGGGTACCGCCTGCCCGTTCTCGAGCTGCTGCGCACCGACGAGGAGCAGCGGGCCGTCGGCCACCTCGGTCCCGACCTGCTGGGTCCCGACTGGGATCCCGAGCAGGCCCTCGCCAACCTCCTCGCCGACCCGGCGCGTGCCCTCGGCGAGGCCCTCCTGGACCAGCGCAATCTCGCCGGCATCGGGAACGTCTTCAAGAGCGAGCTCTGTTTCCTCCTCGGCGCCACGCCGTGGCTCCCGGTCGGCACACTCCCCGCCGATCGCGCCGCGAAGCTGCCCGCACTGGCGAAAAAGCTCCTGGAGGCCAACCGCGACCGCCCGAACCGCAACACGACCGGTCGCCGCGGCCAGGACCTGTTCGTCTACGGCCGCGCCTTCCGCCCCTGTCTGCGCTGCGGCACCCCGATCCGGGTGGCCGACCAGGGCGACGGCTCCCGGGAGCGCCCCACGTACTGGTGCCCCGTCTGCCAGACCGGCCCGGTCCCGGCACCCGGCTCACCGTCGGCGCCCCGCACCCGCCCCCGCTCCCGCCCCCGCACCGCGCAGTGA
- a CDS encoding SDR family NAD(P)-dependent oxidoreductase: MAVKAYDLSGRIAFVTGAASGIGRACAVLLAQAGATVHAADRDAQGLHETATLIKAQGGATHIHHLDVTDRVQVRQAVASCERLDVMAAVAGIMHSSPVLETRDEDLDRVLAVNFKGVLYACQEAARLMLARGTGGSIVTMASGAVDTGGPGLLCYGAAKAAVVQLTKTLATEVGRHGIRVNAVAPGWIRTPMTDRPDTGAQARTEALMSRMSPLRRVGEPEDVAHAVLHLASDASAFTTGQILRPNGGVAMPW; the protein is encoded by the coding sequence ATGGCCGTGAAGGCGTACGACCTCAGCGGACGCATCGCATTCGTCACCGGCGCCGCCAGCGGAATCGGCCGTGCCTGTGCCGTCCTGCTCGCCCAGGCGGGCGCCACCGTGCATGCAGCGGACCGGGACGCCCAGGGGCTGCACGAGACCGCGACCCTGATCAAGGCCCAGGGCGGCGCCACCCACATCCACCACCTCGACGTCACCGACCGGGTCCAGGTGCGGCAGGCCGTGGCCTCGTGCGAGCGCCTGGACGTCATGGCGGCGGTCGCCGGGATCATGCACAGCAGTCCGGTCCTGGAGACCCGCGACGAGGACCTCGACCGCGTTCTGGCCGTCAACTTCAAGGGCGTGCTGTACGCGTGCCAGGAGGCGGCCCGGCTGATGCTGGCACGCGGTACGGGGGGCAGCATCGTCACCATGGCGTCCGGCGCCGTGGACACCGGCGGCCCCGGCCTGCTCTGCTACGGCGCCGCCAAGGCGGCCGTCGTCCAGTTGACGAAGACCCTGGCGACGGAGGTCGGCCGGCACGGCATCCGCGTCAACGCCGTCGCCCCGGGCTGGATCCGCACGCCGATGACCGACCGCCCCGACACCGGCGCACAGGCGCGCACGGAGGCACTCATGTCCCGCATGTCACCGCTGCGCCGGGTCGGCGAACCGGAAGACGTCGCCCACGCCGTCCTCCACCTGGCCTCGGACGCGTCGGCGTTCACGACAGGCCAGATCCTCCGCCCGAACGGCGGCGTCGCCATGCCCTGGTAG
- a CDS encoding DNA translocase FtsK, with the protein MASRPSAAKKQPAKKAAAPAKAVAKKAAAKKTVPKKAPAKKAPARKAAVRKPPPPPAPSPTGGVYRLVRAVWLGLAHAVGAVFRGIGNGAKNLDPAHRKDGVALLLLGLALIVAAGTWADLRGPVGDLVEILVTGSFGRLDLLVPILLAVIAVRFIRHPEKPEANGRIVIGLSALVIGVLGQVHIACGAPARSAGMQAIRDAGGLIGWGAATPLTYSMGEVLAVPLLVLLTVFGLLVVTATPVNAIPQRLRQLGVRLGVLHDPGTDEYDEFSDDERYDEQWREALPGRPRRRSGAPEAYGPDSAEQDALSQRRGRPRRSAVPQPAMDRQPDAVDIAAAAAADLDGAVLHGMPPSRIVADLTQGVSVGDREPTTPTPVPAPAAAPVPAPAARPRQEKLRTDGAVPDLTKSAPEHARELPPRAEQLQLSGDITYALPSLDVLERGGPGKARSAANDVVVASLTNVFTEFKVDAAVTGFTRGPTVTRYEVELGPAVKVERITALAKNIAYAVASPDVRIISPIPGKSAVGIEIPNTDREMVNLGDVLRLAESAEDDDPMLVAFGKDVEGGYVMHSLAKMPHILVAGATGSGKSSCINCLITSVMMRATPEDVRMILVDPKRVELTAYEGIPHLITPIITNPKRAAEALQWVVREMDLRYDDLAAYGYRHIDDFNRAVREGSVKSPEGSERELQPYPYLLVIVDELADLMMVAPRDVEDSIVRITQLARAAGIHLVLATQRPSVDVVTGLIKANVPSRLAFATSSLADSRVILDQPGAEKLIGKGDGLFLPMGANKPTRMQGAFVTEAEVAAVVQHCKDQMAPVFRDDVTVGTKQKKEIDEDIGDDLDLLCQAAELVVSTQFGSTSMLQRKLRVGFAKAGRLMDLMESRNIVGPSEGSKARDVLVKPDELDGVLAVIRGQSEG; encoded by the coding sequence ATGGCCTCACGTCCTTCCGCAGCCAAGAAGCAGCCCGCCAAGAAGGCGGCGGCTCCCGCGAAGGCTGTGGCGAAGAAGGCCGCCGCGAAGAAAACCGTCCCGAAGAAGGCGCCGGCGAAGAAGGCGCCTGCCAGGAAGGCCGCGGTCAGGAAGCCCCCGCCCCCGCCGGCTCCCAGTCCCACCGGAGGCGTCTACCGCCTGGTCCGCGCCGTCTGGCTCGGCCTGGCGCACGCCGTGGGCGCGGTGTTCCGCGGCATAGGGAACGGCGCGAAGAACCTCGACCCGGCCCACCGCAAGGACGGCGTCGCGCTGCTGCTGCTGGGCCTCGCCCTGATCGTCGCCGCGGGCACCTGGGCCGACCTGCGCGGCCCCGTCGGCGACCTCGTCGAGATCCTGGTGACCGGCTCGTTCGGCCGGCTCGACCTGCTCGTACCGATACTGCTGGCGGTCATCGCGGTGCGCTTCATCCGGCACCCGGAGAAGCCGGAGGCCAACGGCCGCATCGTGATCGGTCTGTCCGCGCTCGTCATCGGCGTGCTCGGGCAGGTCCACATCGCCTGCGGCGCGCCCGCGCGCAGCGCCGGCATGCAGGCCATAAGGGACGCCGGCGGTCTCATCGGCTGGGGCGCGGCGACCCCGCTGACCTATTCCATGGGCGAGGTGCTCGCCGTGCCGCTGCTGGTGCTGCTCACGGTCTTCGGGCTGCTCGTCGTCACCGCGACCCCGGTCAACGCGATTCCGCAGCGGCTGCGGCAGCTCGGGGTGCGGCTGGGCGTGCTGCACGATCCCGGGACGGACGAGTACGACGAGTTCTCGGACGACGAGCGCTATGACGAGCAGTGGCGTGAGGCGCTGCCCGGCCGCCCCCGACGGCGCTCGGGCGCGCCCGAGGCGTACGGCCCCGACAGCGCCGAGCAGGACGCGCTCTCCCAGCGGCGCGGCCGGCCCCGGCGCTCGGCGGTGCCGCAGCCGGCCATGGACCGGCAGCCGGACGCCGTGGACATCGCGGCGGCCGCCGCGGCCGACCTCGACGGCGCCGTCCTGCACGGCATGCCGCCCTCGAGGATCGTCGCCGACCTCACCCAGGGCGTCAGTGTGGGCGACCGGGAGCCGACGACGCCGACGCCCGTGCCGGCGCCGGCCGCGGCGCCCGTCCCCGCGCCGGCGGCGCGCCCCCGGCAGGAGAAGCTCAGGACCGACGGAGCCGTACCGGACCTGACCAAGTCGGCTCCCGAACACGCGCGCGAGCTGCCGCCGCGCGCCGAGCAGCTCCAGCTCTCGGGCGACATCACCTATGCGCTGCCCTCGCTCGACGTTCTGGAGCGCGGCGGCCCGGGCAAGGCGCGCAGCGCGGCCAACGACGTCGTCGTCGCGTCGCTGACGAACGTCTTCACCGAGTTCAAGGTCGACGCCGCCGTCACCGGCTTCACGCGCGGGCCGACGGTCACCCGCTACGAGGTCGAGCTCGGGCCGGCCGTGAAGGTCGAGCGGATCACCGCCCTCGCCAAGAACATCGCCTACGCCGTCGCCAGCCCCGACGTGCGCATCATCAGCCCCATCCCCGGCAAGTCCGCGGTCGGCATCGAGATCCCGAACACCGACCGCGAGATGGTCAACCTCGGCGACGTGCTGCGCCTGGCCGAGTCCGCCGAGGACGACGACCCGATGCTGGTCGCCTTCGGCAAGGACGTCGAAGGCGGTTACGTCATGCACTCGCTGGCGAAGATGCCGCACATCCTGGTCGCCGGCGCCACCGGCTCCGGCAAGTCGTCCTGCATCAACTGTCTGATCACCTCGGTCATGATGCGGGCGACCCCCGAGGACGTCCGGATGATCCTGGTCGACCCCAAGCGTGTGGAGCTGACGGCCTATGAGGGCATCCCGCACCTGATCACGCCGATCATCACCAACCCGAAGCGGGCGGCCGAGGCGCTCCAGTGGGTCGTCCGCGAGATGGACCTGCGCTACGACGACCTCGCCGCCTACGGCTACCGGCACATCGACGACTTCAACCGGGCCGTGCGCGAGGGGAGCGTCAAGTCGCCCGAGGGCAGCGAGCGCGAGCTCCAGCCGTACCCCTACCTGCTGGTGATCGTCGACGAGCTCGCGGACCTGATGATGGTCGCGCCGCGGGACGTGGAGGACTCCATCGTGCGCATCACGCAGCTCGCGCGCGCGGCGGGAATCCACCTGGTGCTGGCCACCCAGCGCCCGTCGGTCGACGTCGTCACCGGCCTGATCAAGGCGAACGTGCCCTCCCGGCTCGCCTTCGCCACCTCCTCGCTCGCCGACTCGCGGGTCATCCTCGACCAGCCGGGCGCCGAGAAACTGATCGGCAAGGGCGACGGACTGTTCCTGCCGATGGGCGCGAACAAGCCCACCCGTATGCAGGGCGCCTTCGTGACCGAGGCCGAGGTCGCGGCCGTCGTCCAGCACTGCAAGGACCAGATGGCCCCGGTCTTCCGGGACGACGTCACCGTCGGCACGAAGCAGAAGAAGGAGATCGACGAGGACATCGGCGACGACCTCGACCTGCTGTGCCAGGCGGCCGAGCTGGTCGTCTCCACCCAGTTCGGGTCGACGTCCATGCTGCAGCGCAAGCTGCGGGTCGGCTTCGCCAAGGCCGGCCGGCTGATGGACCTGATGGAGTCGCGGAACATCGTCGGTCCCAGCGAGGGATCCAAGGCGCGTGACGTTCTGGTGAAGCCGGACGAGTTGGACGGCGTCCTCGCGGTGATCCGAGGGCAGTCTGAGGGGTAG
- the pgsA gene encoding CDP-diacylglycerol--glycerol-3-phosphate 3-phosphatidyltransferase, with the protein MTGVPASAAGGSSPAAPQSAAAQAAEAEQATVTALGPTAADVAALAEPEGDAKPPRGAKLAAAAVNQASVWNIANLLTMLRLILVPGFVALMLADGGYDPAWRSFAWAAFAVAMITDLFDGHLARTYNLVTDFGKIADPIADKAIMGAALICLSSLGDLPWWVTIVILGRELGITLMRFVVIRYGVIPASRGGKLKTLVQGIAVGMYVLALTGWLATLRWWVMAAAVILTVVTGLDYVRQAIVLRRAGIAEREAAAEETQG; encoded by the coding sequence ATGACGGGTGTTCCGGCATCGGCCGCGGGCGGCTCCTCGCCCGCGGCCCCGCAGTCCGCCGCCGCGCAGGCCGCCGAGGCCGAGCAGGCCACGGTGACGGCTCTGGGCCCGACCGCCGCCGACGTGGCCGCGCTCGCCGAACCGGAGGGCGACGCGAAGCCGCCGCGGGGCGCGAAGCTCGCGGCCGCAGCCGTCAACCAGGCGAGCGTGTGGAACATCGCCAACCTTCTGACGATGCTCCGGCTGATCCTGGTGCCCGGCTTCGTCGCGCTGATGCTGGCCGACGGCGGTTACGACCCGGCGTGGCGCTCGTTCGCGTGGGCCGCCTTCGCCGTCGCCATGATCACCGATCTGTTCGACGGGCATCTGGCCCGCACGTACAACCTCGTCACCGACTTCGGGAAGATCGCCGACCCGATCGCCGACAAGGCGATCATGGGAGCGGCGCTGATCTGCCTCTCCTCGCTCGGCGACCTGCCGTGGTGGGTGACGATCGTGATTCTGGGCCGGGAACTCGGCATCACCCTCATGCGTTTCGTGGTCATCCGGTACGGCGTCATCCCGGCGAGCCGGGGCGGCAAGCTGAAGACGCTCGTCCAGGGCATCGCCGTCGGGATGTACGTCCTGGCGCTGACGGGGTGGCTGGCGACCCTGCGGTGGTGGGTGATGGCCGCGGCGGTGATCCTGACCGTGGTGACCGGCCTCGACTACGTGAGACAGGCCATCGTGCTGCGCCGGGCGGGAATCGCCGAGCGCGAGGCCGCGGCGGAGGAGACGCAAGGGTGA
- a CDS encoding Dps family protein, with protein MYVVKSPLSDADLKIVSQALQGALVDLVDLSLVAKQVHWNVVGPRFRSVHLQLDEVVDVARAHSDTVAERASALGVSPDGRAATVAAGSGIDAVAEGWVKDSDAIGTLVAALAAVITRMRERVAATGDADPVSQDIFIGITADLEKHHWMFQAENA; from the coding sequence ATGTACGTCGTGAAGAGTCCCTTGTCCGACGCTGACCTGAAAATCGTCTCGCAGGCGCTGCAGGGCGCGCTCGTCGATCTGGTCGACCTGTCGCTCGTCGCCAAGCAGGTCCACTGGAACGTCGTCGGGCCGCGCTTCCGGTCCGTGCACCTCCAGCTCGACGAGGTCGTGGACGTCGCCCGCGCCCACTCGGACACCGTGGCGGAGCGTGCCTCGGCGCTGGGCGTCTCGCCGGACGGGCGCGCGGCGACCGTGGCCGCCGGCAGCGGGATCGACGCGGTGGCGGAGGGCTGGGTCAAGGACTCCGACGCCATCGGGACGCTGGTCGCCGCTCTGGCGGCGGTGATCACCCGGATGCGGGAACGGGTGGCGGCAACCGGCGACGCGGACCCGGTGAGCCAGGACATCTTCATCGGGATCACCGCCGATCTCGAGAAGCACCACTGGATGTTCCAGGCGGAGAACGCGTGA
- the rimO gene encoding 30S ribosomal protein S12 methylthiotransferase RimO, which yields MPERRTVALVTLGCARNEVDSEELAGRLEADGWQLVEDAEDADVAVVNTCGFVDAAKKDSVDALLEANDLKGHGRTQAVVAVGCMAERYGKELADALPEADGVLGFDDYSDISDRLQTILNGGIHASHTPRDRRKLLPISPAERQSATDVALPGHGAPTDLPEGLAPQSGPRAPLRRRLDGAPVASVKLASGCDRRCSFCAIPSFRGSFISRRPSDVLNETRWLAEQGVKEVMLVSENNTSYGKDLGDIRLLESLLPELAEVDGLERVRVSYLQPAEMRPGLIDVLTSTPKIAPYFDLSFQHSAPGVLRAMRRFGDTDRFLELLDTIRGKAPQAGVRSNFIVGFPGESEADLAELERFLDGARLDAIGVFGYSDEDGTEAATYDGKLDVDVVAERLARVSRLAEELVSQRAEERLGETVHVLVESIDDEGVHGRAAHQAPETDGQVLLTSGEGLGIGRMVEAKVIGTEGVDLVAEPLQGSFGCSEEAGR from the coding sequence ATGCCTGAACGCCGTACCGTCGCACTCGTCACTCTTGGCTGCGCCCGCAACGAGGTGGACTCGGAGGAGCTCGCAGGCCGTTTGGAGGCGGACGGCTGGCAGCTCGTGGAGGACGCCGAGGACGCGGACGTCGCCGTCGTCAACACCTGCGGCTTCGTCGACGCCGCCAAGAAGGACTCCGTCGACGCCCTCCTGGAGGCCAACGACCTCAAGGGGCACGGCAGAACCCAGGCCGTCGTCGCGGTGGGCTGCATGGCCGAGCGGTACGGCAAGGAGCTCGCCGACGCCCTTCCCGAAGCCGACGGCGTGCTCGGCTTCGACGACTACAGCGACATCTCCGACCGACTCCAGACCATTCTGAACGGCGGCATCCACGCCTCCCACACCCCGCGTGACCGGCGCAAGCTGCTGCCGATCAGCCCGGCCGAGCGCCAGTCGGCGACCGACGTGGCGCTGCCCGGCCACGGGGCGCCGACCGACCTCCCCGAGGGCCTGGCCCCGCAGTCCGGCCCCCGCGCCCCCCTGCGCCGGCGGCTGGACGGCGCTCCGGTCGCCTCCGTCAAGCTCGCCTCCGGCTGCGACCGGCGCTGCTCCTTCTGCGCCATCCCCTCGTTCCGGGGCTCCTTCATCTCGCGTCGGCCGAGCGACGTGCTGAACGAGACGCGGTGGCTGGCCGAGCAGGGCGTCAAGGAGGTCATGCTGGTCTCCGAGAACAACACCTCCTACGGCAAGGACCTCGGCGACATCCGCCTTCTGGAGTCGCTGCTGCCCGAGCTCGCCGAGGTCGACGGCCTGGAGCGGGTGCGCGTCAGCTACCTCCAGCCGGCCGAGATGCGGCCCGGTCTGATCGACGTGCTGACCTCGACGCCGAAGATCGCCCCCTACTTCGACCTGTCCTTCCAGCACTCCGCGCCCGGCGTGCTGCGCGCGATGCGCCGCTTCGGCGACACCGACCGCTTCCTGGAGCTCCTGGACACCATCCGCGGCAAGGCGCCCCAGGCGGGCGTGCGCTCCAACTTCATCGTGGGCTTCCCCGGTGAGTCCGAGGCCGACCTGGCGGAGCTGGAGCGGTTCCTGGACGGCGCACGGCTGGACGCGATCGGCGTCTTCGGCTACTCCGACGAGGACGGCACCGAGGCCGCGACGTACGACGGCAAGCTCGACGTGGACGTCGTGGCCGAGCGGCTCGCCCGGGTCTCCCGGCTCGCCGAGGAGCTCGTCTCACAGCGCGCCGAGGAACGGCTCGGCGAGACCGTCCACGTGCTCGTGGAGTCGATCGACGACGAGGGCGTGCACGGTCGCGCCGCGCACCAGGCGCCGGAGACCGACGGCCAGGTGCTCCTCACATCGGGCGAAGGCCTGGGCATCGGTCGTATGGTCGAGGCGAAGGTGATCGGCACGGAAGGCGTCGACCTGGTGGCCGAGCCTCTGCAGGGTTCGTTCGGGTGTAGTGAGGAGGCGGGCAGATGA
- a CDS encoding helix-turn-helix domain-containing protein has protein sequence MILLRRLLGDVLRRQRQRQGRTLREVSSSARVSLGYLSEVERGQKEASSELLSAICDALDVRMSELMREVSDELALAELAQSAAATPSQPVPTSVRPMLGSVSVTGVPPERVTIKAPAEAVDVVAA, from the coding sequence ATGATTCTGCTCCGTCGCCTGCTGGGTGACGTGCTGCGTCGGCAGCGCCAGCGCCAGGGCCGTACTCTGCGCGAAGTCTCCTCGTCCGCCCGAGTCTCACTCGGCTATCTCTCCGAGGTGGAGCGGGGGCAGAAGGAGGCATCCTCCGAGCTGCTCTCCGCCATCTGCGACGCGTTGGACGTACGGATGTCCGAGCTCATGCGGGAAGTGAGCGACGAGCTCGCCCTCGCGGAGCTGGCACAGTCGGCAGCGGCCACCCCCAGCCAGCCCGTGCCCACGTCGGTCCGTCCGATGCTGGGTTCCGTGTCGGTGACCGGTGTGCCTCCGGAGCGGGTGACCATCAAGGCACCCGCCGAGGCGGTGGACGTGGTCGCCGCGTGA
- a CDS encoding helix-turn-helix domain-containing protein — MSIGNSPEDERPFEDPSEEAPFSIGRALQQARIAAGLTVDDVSTATRVRIAIVHAIEADDFTPCGGDVYARGHVRTLARAVHLDPAPLIDRYDATHGGRPAPTPAAPLFEAERIRPERRGPNWTAAMVAAIVAVVGFVGFTAFQGGDDDGSKEQAAEGATPTTGKTASPTPKTGKPVDEKPEPSDSAIAAAPQDKVTVQVVAADGRSWVSVKDHTGRLLFDDLLKKGASRTFQDSKKINLILGDAGAVDLYVNGKKLNDDFQPGAVERLTYTKGDPQVG; from the coding sequence GTGTCCATCGGCAACTCCCCTGAAGACGAGCGTCCGTTCGAAGACCCGTCCGAGGAAGCCCCCTTCTCCATCGGCCGCGCCCTGCAGCAGGCGCGCATCGCGGCCGGTCTGACCGTCGACGACGTCAGCACGGCCACCCGGGTGCGCATCGCCATCGTGCACGCCATCGAGGCGGACGACTTCACCCCCTGCGGCGGGGACGTCTACGCGCGCGGGCACGTCCGGACCCTGGCCAGGGCCGTCCACCTGGACCCCGCCCCCTTGATCGACCGCTACGACGCCACCCACGGCGGCCGCCCCGCGCCGACCCCCGCGGCACCCCTGTTCGAAGCGGAACGCATCCGTCCCGAGCGCCGCGGACCCAACTGGACCGCGGCCATGGTCGCCGCGATCGTCGCGGTCGTCGGCTTCGTCGGCTTCACCGCCTTCCAGGGCGGCGACGACGACGGGTCGAAGGAACAGGCCGCCGAGGGCGCCACTCCCACGACCGGCAAGACCGCCTCGCCCACGCCCAAGACCGGCAAGCCGGTCGACGAGAAGCCCGAACCCTCCGACAGCGCCATCGCCGCGGCGCCGCAGGACAAGGTGACCGTCCAGGTCGTCGCCGCCGACGGACGCAGCTGGGTCTCCGTCAAGGACCACACCGGCCGCCTGCTCTTCGACGACCTGCTCAAGAAGGGCGCCTCCCGGACCTTCCAGGACAGCAAGAAGATCAACCTCATCCTCGGCGACGCCGGCGCCGTCGATCTGTACGTCAACGGCAAGAAGCTGAACGACGACTTCCAGCCGGGCGCGGTGGAGCGGCTGACATACACGAAGGGCGACCCGCAGGTCGGATGA
- a CDS encoding CinA family protein, with product MNSTAAEVVRLLTATGGTLAVAESLTGGLVAAEITSVPGASKIFRGSVTAYATGLKHELLGVDAALLAARGAVDAQVAAQMAAGVRRALGADWGLATTGVAGPDAQDGQPVGTVFVAVDGPFGADPGSAAGGKVEALRLNGDRAEIRRESVRSVLALLLTELAGEHTGNERAQDTEQNGGF from the coding sequence GTGAATTCCACGGCCGCCGAGGTGGTGCGACTACTCACAGCCACGGGTGGCACGCTCGCGGTGGCCGAGTCGCTGACCGGCGGTCTGGTCGCGGCGGAGATCACATCGGTCCCCGGAGCGTCCAAAATCTTCCGCGGTTCGGTGACGGCGTACGCCACCGGACTCAAGCACGAGCTGCTCGGCGTCGACGCCGCCCTGCTGGCGGCGCGGGGAGCGGTGGACGCGCAGGTCGCGGCGCAGATGGCGGCCGGCGTGCGCAGGGCGCTGGGCGCCGACTGGGGTCTCGCGACCACCGGTGTGGCCGGCCCGGACGCCCAGGACGGACAGCCCGTGGGAACGGTCTTCGTGGCCGTGGACGGACCGTTCGGCGCGGATCCCGGTTCTGCCGCTGGCGGAAAAGTGGAGGCCCTGCGGTTGAACGGCGACCGGGCGGAAATTCGTAGAGAGAGTGTACGGAGCGTACTCGCACTGCTCCTGACCGAGCTTGCGGGCGAACACACCGGGAACGAGCGGGCACAGGATACGGAACAGAACGGGGGGTTTTGA